The Opitutales bacterium ASA1 genome window below encodes:
- a CDS encoding flagellin, which translates to MVINTNINAINATRNLNESQALLSRSLARLSSGSKIVKPSDDAAGLAVSEKLAAQNARINAARTNTQNAMSYVQTADGFMRSMNKLLTRMSELTAMAKDVTKNSSDIELYDAEFQALKQQLVDTVGDGVTTPLGSFNGISLFGPNAGGLAVTIGESPDQTMTIGEINLRDVATSLGQLMASGSDVTNAGDIVVGSIQQVATERATLGSAQSRLEVAAAQLQVQFENLEAAISRIRDVDVAEEATAMAKAQILVQSGTSMLSQANSVPQTVLKLLQ; encoded by the coding sequence ATGGTCATCAATACCAACATCAATGCCATCAACGCGACGCGCAACCTGAACGAGAGTCAGGCCCTGCTCAGCCGCTCGCTCGCTCGACTCAGCTCGGGCTCGAAGATCGTCAAGCCGTCCGACGACGCCGCCGGCCTCGCCGTGTCGGAGAAGCTCGCCGCGCAAAACGCCCGCATCAACGCCGCCCGCACCAACACGCAGAACGCCATGTCCTACGTGCAGACCGCCGACGGCTTCATGCGCAGCATGAACAAACTGCTCACGCGCATGAGCGAGCTCACCGCCATGGCGAAGGACGTGACGAAGAACAGCAGCGACATCGAGCTCTACGACGCGGAATTCCAAGCGCTCAAACAACAGCTCGTCGACACCGTCGGCGACGGCGTGACCACGCCGCTCGGCTCTTTCAACGGCATCTCCCTCTTCGGCCCCAACGCCGGTGGCCTCGCCGTCACCATCGGCGAATCGCCCGATCAGACCATGACGATCGGCGAGATCAACCTGCGCGATGTCGCCACCTCGCTCGGCCAGCTCATGGCGTCCGGCAGCGACGTGACCAACGCCGGCGACATAGTCGTCGGTTCCATCCAACAAGTCGCCACCGAACGCGCGACCCTCGGCTCCGCTCAATCGCGCCTCGAAGTCGCCGCCGCGCAGCTTCAGGTTCAGTTCGAAAATCTCGAAGCCGCCATCTCGCGCATTCGCGACGTCGACGTGGCCGAGGAAGCCACGGCCATGGCCAAGGCCCAGATCCTCGTGCAGTCCGGCACCTCCATGCTCTCCCAAGCCAACAGCGTGCCCCAGACCGTACTCAAGCTGCTGCAATAA
- a CDS encoding ATP-grasp domain-containing protein yields the protein MPDHPTRIALLSPGAKVGLTRAFVDAAQEANCAVMAWENDPWSPAAALCAFRFGGGAIETDAAAEHLLAQCLLHAVALVVPTRHDDLPTLAAHRDRFAEAGVTIAVSSPEAVRICCDKLELAAWLLARRFPTPPLLASRSAAAVVLAGGATLVAKHRGGSGSSRVRFVRTATELADVPEEWILQPLAAGREWTVHVHVDRTGRSVCEIPHERLLVSDGEVLRARTGRLAHVMALAREIAEHLPAARGPLNIQMFVDATGGLLVTDVNPRFGGGYPLAHRAGGRSTAWLLAEYLFGHTLARCDDWESGLLMVRYREATFHSKG from the coding sequence ATGCCCGACCATCCCACACGGATCGCGCTGCTCTCCCCCGGTGCCAAGGTCGGCTTGACCCGCGCCTTCGTCGACGCTGCGCAAGAGGCGAACTGCGCCGTCATGGCTTGGGAGAACGACCCGTGGTCTCCCGCGGCGGCGCTGTGTGCCTTCCGCTTCGGAGGCGGCGCGATCGAGACCGACGCGGCCGCGGAGCACCTCCTCGCACAGTGCCTCCTACACGCAGTCGCGCTCGTCGTGCCCACGCGGCACGACGATCTTCCGACGTTGGCTGCGCACCGGGACCGATTCGCCGAAGCCGGTGTCACGATCGCCGTCTCCTCTCCCGAGGCGGTGCGGATTTGTTGCGACAAACTCGAACTAGCGGCGTGGCTGCTCGCGCGTCGATTCCCCACTCCGCCGCTCTTGGCCTCACGCTCCGCGGCCGCGGTCGTACTCGCCGGTGGCGCGACACTCGTGGCAAAACACCGCGGCGGCAGCGGCAGCTCGCGCGTGCGCTTCGTGCGCACGGCCACCGAACTCGCAGACGTACCGGAAGAATGGATACTCCAGCCTCTCGCCGCCGGACGCGAATGGACGGTCCACGTGCATGTCGACCGCACCGGTCGCAGCGTGTGCGAGATCCCGCACGAGCGCCTTCTGGTGAGTGACGGAGAGGTGCTGCGCGCACGCACGGGTCGCCTTGCTCACGTCATGGCACTCGCTCGCGAGATCGCCGAACACCTTCCCGCAGCACGCGGTCCGTTGAACATCCAGATGTTCGTCGACGCGACCGGAGGGCTGCTCGTGACCGACGTCAACCCGCGCTTCGGTGGCGGCTATCCGCTGGCTCACCGCGCGGGAGGTCGCTCGACCGCATGGTTGCTCGCGGAATACCTCTTCGGTCACACGCTCGCTCGATGCGACGATTGGGAATCCGGTTTGCTCATGGTGCGCTACCGAGAAGCGACGTTTCACTCGAAAGGTTGA